A region of Myxococcus stipitatus DSM 14675 DNA encodes the following proteins:
- a CDS encoding pentapeptide repeat-containing protein translates to MSSDCYYVRVGTLEGKSVTLHCLTGFAGGMKDYATTRSFALLLLIDARKRADDTPDLVRGAPKEVAKLRKALAKKVAKARSPLLDEVSWPRYKEDWHAENTPRYIQRVKLLERHNDLHEWKLEKARAELSPLQDKGFGAFLEAAWERMHGFDLQVEVTDAKYLAHLVEGHLFPTTAFDVWSEPKAAPPKKAQEPKGPRMQKPAAAPKGNYAGMALDDSFWPANVRKPRDISGSNFQQANLTTVVRTPYVKALECDFTKAKMTRKTTWDLDTYIIGWKLRGSLFRGASLKDAVFSDCDLSHCDFTGADLRDATFMTNNLKGAIFKGANLKNALIPPEFARQANLEEAKNYSPAPGGAPGAQCRALSRLLSQSKEISFEVHSATPDAEGNRSKLSFGRSSDDEKRIRVYRISLLSTDGDTDELSDSHFSIDVEARKFGSRLREMADSFPEPQRWKLDLSTLTVRSRGAPIATRALKDIVRGALVEIFNES, encoded by the coding sequence ATGTCGTCGGACTGCTACTATGTTCGGGTGGGGACGCTCGAGGGAAAGAGCGTCACGCTGCACTGCCTGACGGGCTTCGCGGGCGGCATGAAGGACTACGCGACGACCCGGTCCTTCGCACTGCTGCTGCTCATCGACGCCCGGAAGCGCGCCGATGACACACCGGACCTGGTCCGGGGCGCTCCGAAGGAGGTGGCGAAGCTGCGCAAGGCCCTGGCGAAGAAGGTCGCCAAGGCCCGCTCGCCACTCCTCGATGAGGTGTCGTGGCCCCGGTACAAGGAGGACTGGCACGCGGAGAACACGCCTCGCTACATCCAGCGCGTGAAGCTCCTCGAGCGGCACAATGACCTCCACGAGTGGAAGCTCGAGAAGGCCCGTGCGGAGCTCTCCCCCCTCCAGGACAAAGGCTTCGGAGCCTTCCTCGAGGCGGCCTGGGAGCGCATGCATGGCTTCGACCTCCAGGTCGAGGTGACGGATGCGAAGTACCTGGCGCACCTCGTGGAGGGGCACCTCTTTCCGACCACCGCGTTCGATGTGTGGAGCGAGCCGAAAGCAGCGCCGCCCAAGAAGGCCCAGGAGCCCAAGGGCCCCAGGATGCAGAAGCCCGCGGCCGCCCCGAAGGGGAACTACGCGGGAATGGCCCTGGACGACTCCTTCTGGCCCGCGAACGTCCGCAAGCCGAGGGACATCAGCGGCTCGAACTTCCAGCAGGCGAACCTCACGACCGTCGTCAGGACGCCCTACGTCAAGGCCCTGGAGTGTGACTTCACGAAGGCCAAGATGACCCGGAAGACCACCTGGGACCTCGACACGTACATCATCGGATGGAAGCTGAGGGGCTCCCTCTTCCGTGGAGCCTCGCTCAAGGATGCTGTCTTCTCGGACTGCGACCTGAGCCACTGCGACTTCACCGGCGCCGACCTCCGCGACGCGACGTTCATGACGAACAACCTCAAGGGGGCCATCTTCAAGGGCGCCAACCTGAAGAACGCCCTGATTCCACCTGAGTTCGCCAGGCAAGCGAACCTCGAGGAGGCGAAGAACTACTCGCCTGCTCCCGGTGGTGCGCCTGGGGCGCAATGCCGGGCACTGTCTCGGCTGCTCTCCCAGTCGAAGGAGATTTCCTTCGAGGTCCACAGCGCGACGCCCGACGCCGAGGGCAACCGCTCCAAGCTTTCCTTCGGCCGGTCTTCGGACGACGAGAAGAGGATCCGCGTCTATCGCATCTCTCTTCTCTCCACGGATGGCGACACCGATGAACTGTCCGACTCCCACTTCTCCATCGACGTCGAGGCGCGAAAGTTCGGCTCCCGACTTCGAGAGATGGCGGACAGCTTCCCAGAGCCGCAACGCTGGAAGCTCGACCTGTCGACGCTGACGGTCAGGAGCAGGGGAGCCCCCATCGCCACGCGTGCGTTGAAGGACATCGTCCGGGGGGCGCTGGTGGAGATCTTCAACGAATCCTGA
- a CDS encoding non-ribosomal peptide synthetase — protein sequence MTLSSPTSSFQPPRNRTEELLCELWSVLLEVERVGIHDDFFQLGGHSLIATQLVSRLNELFHLRFPLPTIFDAPTIAELAAAIESARGEETASQDLPLRPCTQGSSVPLSFAQERLWFMELLYPGTATYNIPVFYRITSPLDVGVLQRALDEVLLRHESLRTTFVPTDSGPVARIAPPRAFPLTVVDLSRLPADTRDEEAARIATEHASHPIDVRTGPIIQGTLLKVGAKDHRLLLVVHHIVSDGWSLGVLMRELRTLYSDFAAGQPSSLPPLPLRYADFAVWQRQWLPVQTQERLLPYWRKRLAGAPTLLALPADRPRQQVQTFKGTRRTFHIPEETALAIEALCRRERTTLFMTLLAGFCAVLHRYTGQDDVVVGSPISGRIRPEVEGLIGFFVNTLVLRNDLSGDPRFVDLLTRVREVTLGAFAHQEMPFEKLVEALQPERTLSHAQFIQVMFVLQRSPTLEAAPSAALQLAPSPEAWEVNTGTAKGDLLLYMARTPEGLRATFEYDNHLFEDARIERMAGHLQVLLEAVAADPFQRLSALPLLTPTERNVLLREWNSATTDYPRDACVHELFSRQAERTPDAIAVSYGASSITYRELDARSNRLAHHLKSLGVGPEVLVGLCVERSVDLIVSMLGILKAGGAYLPLEAAYPSERLAFMLEDARVSLLLVHAAKLQQLPPFPGPVVRVDTDQDAIARHSDLPLASTARPDNLAYVIYTSGSTGRPKGSAIVHRGIAALLFHTNFVRFTPTDRVAQASNASFDPSTFEIWGALLNGARLVGITADPAREPQELAAQIQGEAVSIMFVTTAVLHLLARQVPDAFRYVHTLVFGGEAADPLALREVLRHGPPRRLLNGYGPTECTVFSTSHAIDAPPSLGQPVPIGRPITNGPVYLLDKHSRPVPIGVPGELYVAGERLGRGYFNRPELTARTYVPDPFSTKPGARLYKTGDLGRYLPNGRIEYLGRVDLQVKIRGFRVELGEIEESLRLHPGVEDGSVVAVEVGGDRKLAAYFVARGPAPTPSVLRNWLRERLPEHMVPTSFTLLAALPLTPNGKVDRRALPSPEQPQADTSTYQAPRTFTEETLCRMWGALLAMERVGIHDNFFHLGGHSLLATQVVSRVRAELGVEVSLRTLFASPTVADLARHISRAEPSVVLARPVPPLRRVPREGAMRVSFAQERLWRFFQRAPESSAYNIPRAFRLKGRVDPKHLESAFQALIARHETLRVIYSEEDGVPVQRVQPKADFRLREVDLRGREDREEEATREMLRSALLPFDLSTGPLMHGALLRLEDEEFVLFFCMHHITADGWSMGLTSRELGRLYTAIASGVDAGLAPLAIQYPDYAAWQREWLSGEELKERLSFWKKSLAGAPTQLDIPTDRPRPATRTFNGIQRQVALGQARTQALNALCRQEQVTPFMALLSVFGIMLARRAGQDEVVIGSPIANRLRPESEPLIGMFVNGLCLRVNLRGAPAFRELLQRVREETLAGFAHQEVPIDQVVTSLGVELPANRSPVFQAMFVLQNAPTAPLEIPGVSVTPVPVDRGSVTYELTLALTETPEGFAGVLEVNTDLFKPEMAEHLHAELEALLDAVLANPDLPVGLETRASR from the coding sequence ATGACGCTCTCATCCCCGACATCCAGCTTCCAGCCCCCGCGCAACCGGACGGAGGAGCTCCTGTGCGAGCTCTGGAGCGTGCTGCTGGAGGTCGAGCGCGTGGGCATCCACGACGACTTCTTCCAGCTCGGCGGCCACTCCCTCATCGCCACGCAGCTCGTCTCCCGGCTCAACGAGCTCTTCCACCTGCGCTTCCCCCTCCCCACCATCTTCGACGCGCCCACCATCGCGGAGCTGGCGGCCGCCATCGAGTCCGCGCGCGGCGAGGAGACAGCGAGCCAGGACCTCCCCCTCCGCCCCTGCACGCAGGGAAGCAGCGTCCCGCTCTCGTTCGCCCAAGAGCGCCTCTGGTTCATGGAGCTGCTCTACCCGGGGACGGCCACCTACAACATCCCCGTCTTCTACCGCATCACCTCGCCGCTCGATGTCGGCGTGCTCCAGCGCGCGCTCGACGAGGTGCTCCTGCGTCACGAGTCGCTCCGGACCACGTTCGTCCCCACGGACTCGGGCCCCGTCGCGCGCATCGCGCCGCCGCGCGCCTTCCCCCTGACGGTGGTCGACCTGAGCCGCCTCCCCGCGGACACCCGCGACGAGGAGGCGGCGCGCATCGCCACCGAGCACGCGAGCCACCCCATCGACGTGCGCACGGGCCCCATCATCCAAGGCACGCTGCTGAAGGTCGGCGCGAAGGACCACCGACTCCTCCTCGTGGTCCACCACATCGTGTCCGATGGCTGGTCCCTCGGCGTCCTCATGCGAGAGCTCCGGACGCTCTACTCCGACTTCGCCGCGGGACAGCCGTCCTCCCTGCCCCCGCTCCCGCTGCGCTACGCGGACTTCGCCGTCTGGCAGCGCCAGTGGCTCCCGGTGCAGACCCAGGAGCGGCTCCTTCCCTACTGGCGCAAGCGGCTCGCCGGAGCCCCCACGCTCCTCGCGCTCCCCGCCGACCGCCCACGGCAGCAGGTCCAGACCTTCAAGGGCACTCGCCGCACCTTCCACATCCCCGAGGAGACCGCGCTGGCCATCGAAGCGCTCTGCCGCCGCGAGCGCACGACACTCTTCATGACGCTCCTCGCGGGCTTCTGCGCCGTCCTCCATCGCTACACCGGACAGGACGACGTCGTGGTCGGCTCGCCCATCTCCGGACGCATCCGCCCGGAGGTGGAGGGGCTCATCGGCTTCTTCGTCAACACGCTGGTCCTGCGCAATGACTTGTCGGGAGACCCTCGCTTCGTCGACCTCCTCACCCGCGTGCGCGAGGTCACGCTGGGGGCCTTCGCTCACCAGGAAATGCCCTTCGAGAAGCTGGTCGAAGCGCTCCAGCCCGAGCGCACGCTGAGCCATGCGCAGTTCATCCAGGTGATGTTCGTCCTCCAGCGCTCACCCACGCTGGAGGCGGCTCCATCCGCCGCGCTCCAGCTCGCCCCCTCGCCGGAGGCCTGGGAGGTGAACACCGGAACCGCGAAGGGCGACCTCCTCCTCTACATGGCGAGGACACCCGAGGGACTCCGCGCCACCTTCGAGTACGACAACCACCTCTTCGAGGACGCGCGCATCGAGCGCATGGCCGGACACCTCCAGGTGCTGCTCGAGGCCGTGGCCGCCGACCCGTTCCAGCGGCTCTCCGCGCTCCCGCTGCTCACGCCCACCGAGCGCAACGTGCTGCTGCGCGAGTGGAACAGCGCCACCACCGACTACCCACGCGACGCCTGCGTCCACGAGCTGTTCTCCCGCCAGGCCGAGCGGACGCCGGACGCCATCGCCGTCTCCTACGGCGCCAGCAGCATCACCTACCGGGAGCTCGACGCCCGCTCCAACCGGCTCGCCCATCACCTGAAGTCGCTGGGCGTGGGCCCCGAGGTCCTCGTGGGCCTGTGCGTCGAGCGCTCCGTGGACCTCATCGTCAGCATGCTCGGCATCCTCAAGGCAGGCGGAGCCTATCTCCCGCTGGAGGCGGCCTATCCCTCCGAGCGCCTCGCCTTCATGCTCGAGGACGCGCGCGTCAGCCTCCTGCTGGTCCACGCCGCGAAGCTCCAGCAGTTGCCGCCGTTCCCGGGCCCCGTCGTCCGCGTCGACACGGACCAGGACGCCATCGCGCGGCACTCCGACCTTCCGCTCGCCTCCACCGCGCGCCCCGACAACCTCGCCTACGTCATCTACACGTCCGGCTCCACGGGCCGCCCCAAGGGCAGCGCCATCGTCCATCGCGGCATCGCCGCCCTGCTCTTCCACACCAACTTCGTCCGCTTCACTCCGACAGACCGGGTCGCCCAGGCATCCAACGCCTCCTTCGACCCGAGCACGTTCGAAATCTGGGGAGCGCTGCTGAACGGCGCACGCCTCGTCGGCATCACAGCGGACCCGGCGCGCGAGCCGCAGGAGCTGGCCGCGCAGATCCAGGGCGAGGCCGTCAGCATCATGTTCGTCACCACCGCCGTGCTCCACCTGCTGGCGCGTCAGGTGCCGGACGCCTTCCGCTACGTGCACACCCTCGTCTTCGGAGGCGAGGCGGCCGACCCGCTCGCGCTGCGCGAGGTGCTCCGGCACGGCCCACCGCGACGACTGCTCAACGGCTACGGCCCCACGGAGTGCACGGTCTTCTCCACCTCGCACGCCATCGACGCGCCTCCGTCGCTCGGCCAGCCCGTGCCCATCGGGCGGCCCATCACCAACGGCCCCGTGTACCTGCTGGACAAGCACTCGAGGCCCGTGCCCATCGGCGTCCCCGGAGAGCTCTACGTCGCGGGTGAGCGGCTGGGACGCGGCTACTTCAACCGACCGGAGCTCACCGCGCGGACGTACGTGCCGGACCCGTTCAGCACGAAGCCCGGCGCCCGCCTCTACAAGACGGGAGACCTGGGCCGCTACCTGCCCAACGGCCGCATCGAGTACCTGGGCCGCGTGGACCTCCAGGTGAAGATTCGCGGCTTCCGGGTGGAGCTGGGCGAGATTGAAGAATCGCTGCGCCTGCATCCGGGCGTGGAGGATGGCTCGGTGGTGGCGGTGGAGGTGGGCGGGGACCGGAAGCTCGCGGCCTACTTCGTCGCGAGAGGCCCGGCGCCCACCCCGTCGGTGCTGCGCAACTGGCTGCGGGAGCGGCTGCCGGAGCACATGGTGCCCACGTCCTTCACGCTCCTGGCCGCACTGCCGCTGACGCCCAACGGCAAGGTGGACCGCCGCGCCCTGCCGTCACCCGAGCAGCCCCAGGCAGACACGTCCACCTACCAGGCGCCGAGGACCTTCACCGAAGAGACCCTGTGCCGCATGTGGGGCGCGCTGCTGGCGATGGAGCGCGTGGGCATCCACGACAACTTCTTCCACCTCGGCGGACATTCGCTCCTCGCGACGCAGGTCGTGTCCCGCGTCCGCGCGGAGCTCGGAGTCGAGGTCTCCCTCCGCACGTTGTTCGCGAGCCCGACGGTGGCCGACCTGGCGCGACACATCTCGCGCGCGGAGCCCTCCGTGGTGCTCGCGCGTCCGGTGCCGCCGTTGCGCCGGGTGCCCCGCGAGGGGGCGATGCGCGTGTCCTTCGCCCAGGAGCGCCTGTGGCGCTTCTTCCAGCGAGCCCCTGAGTCCAGCGCGTACAACATCCCCCGCGCGTTCCGGTTGAAGGGGCGGGTGGACCCGAAGCACCTCGAGTCGGCCTTCCAGGCGCTCATCGCCCGGCACGAGACGCTGCGAGTCATCTACTCCGAAGAGGACGGCGTACCCGTGCAGCGCGTCCAGCCGAAGGCGGACTTCCGGCTGCGAGAGGTCGACCTGCGAGGAAGGGAGGACCGCGAGGAGGAGGCGACGCGGGAGATGCTGAGGTCGGCGCTGCTCCCGTTCGACCTGTCGACGGGGCCCCTGATGCATGGGGCGCTGCTCCGACTGGAGGACGAGGAGTTCGTGCTGTTCTTCTGCATGCACCACATCACCGCGGACGGATGGTCCATGGGGCTCACCTCGCGAGAGCTGGGTCGGCTCTACACGGCCATCGCCTCGGGGGTGGACGCGGGCCTGGCGCCGCTGGCCATCCAGTATCCCGATTACGCGGCGTGGCAGCGCGAGTGGCTGTCCGGTGAGGAGCTCAAGGAGCGGCTCAGCTTCTGGAAGAAGTCACTCGCCGGAGCGCCCACGCAGCTCGACATCCCCACGGACCGGCCGCGCCCCGCGACGCGCACCTTCAACGGCATCCAACGGCAGGTCGCGCTGGGACAGGCTCGCACCCAGGCGTTGAATGCGCTCTGCCGTCAGGAGCAGGTGACGCCCTTCATGGCGTTGCTCTCGGTGTTCGGCATCATGCTGGCACGGCGCGCGGGACAGGACGAGGTGGTCATCGGCTCGCCCATCGCGAACCGACTCCGTCCGGAGTCGGAGCCGCTCATCGGCATGTTCGTCAACGGGTTGTGCCTGCGCGTCAACCTGCGCGGCGCCCCCGCCTTCCGAGAGCTGCTCCAGCGGGTTCGCGAAGAGACGCTGGCGGGGTTTGCCCACCAGGAGGTCCCCATCGACCAGGTGGTGACCTCGCTGGGGGTGGAGCTGCCCGCGAATCGCTCCCCGGTGTTCCAGGCGATGTTCGTCCTGCAGAACGCGCCCACCGCACCGCTGGAGATTCCGGGAGTCTCTGTCACCCCCGTGCCGGTCGACCGAGGCTCCGTCACCTACGAGCTCACCCTGGCGCTGACGGAGACACCCGAGGGCTTCGCGGGCGTGCTGGAGGTCAATACGGACCTGTTCAAGCCGGAGATGGCGGAGCACCTGCACGCGGAGCTGGAGGCGTTGCTGGACGCGGTGCTGGCGAATCCAGACCTGCCCGTGGGTTTGGAGACACGGGCCTCGCGGTGA
- a CDS encoding DUF1318 domain-containing protein, with amino-acid sequence MKHRGLPLLAALAASGCISAPEIVMVDRATALEEQASGSFRDVEQRLARAAMNPTPVPLTPNQLEELGMQPPPLVENLGRTQADRVDELLRRHCVGEGKDGLLADTRRRCQTGRLMPDDVALVERVNRARLQLWKWMGTVRPGVPEEALRQSWQKVHAEGVVCGGWVEAADGTWGEKKC; translated from the coding sequence ATGAAACACCGCGGGTTGCCGCTGCTCGCCGCGCTCGCCGCTTCCGGCTGCATCAGCGCGCCGGAAATCGTCATGGTGGACCGCGCGACGGCGCTCGAGGAACAGGCCTCCGGCTCGTTCAGGGACGTGGAGCAACGGCTGGCGCGCGCGGCGATGAACCCCACGCCCGTGCCGCTCACGCCCAACCAGCTGGAGGAGCTGGGCATGCAGCCCCCGCCCCTGGTCGAGAACCTCGGCCGGACGCAGGCGGACCGCGTGGACGAGCTGCTGCGGCGCCACTGCGTGGGTGAGGGCAAGGACGGGCTCCTGGCGGACACCCGCCGCCGCTGCCAGACGGGGCGGCTGATGCCGGACGACGTCGCCCTGGTGGAGCGGGTGAACCGGGCCCGGCTCCAGCTCTGGAAGTGGATGGGGACGGTCCGCCCGGGCGTGCCCGAGGAGGCGCTGCGCCAGAGCTGGCAGAAGGTGCACGCGGAGGGCGTGGTCTGCGGAGGGTGGGTGGAGGCCGCGGACGGCACCTGGGGAGAGAAGAAGTGCTGA
- a CDS encoding TetR/AcrR family transcriptional regulator, whose product MSLRERAKADKWERIRAAAKRLFSERGYESTTVRAIAEEAGVATGTVLVYGETKDALLHEIWREEAMPILAKAVASLPAGAFVDRCMHLFTPLLTHYASQPELARVVVKELPWLTGAAEEAQRPALAQFLGTLARIVDEAKAKKELRPELERELAAGLAFSVYHSALLHMLSPLTRVPLAKAREGMRRGLEALLMGLGSRRSS is encoded by the coding sequence ATGTCCCTGCGAGAACGAGCGAAGGCTGACAAGTGGGAGCGCATCCGGGCCGCGGCGAAGCGGCTGTTCTCGGAGCGCGGCTACGAGAGCACGACGGTGCGCGCCATCGCCGAGGAGGCGGGCGTCGCGACCGGCACGGTGTTGGTGTACGGCGAGACGAAGGATGCCCTCCTGCATGAGATATGGCGGGAGGAGGCCATGCCCATCCTGGCGAAGGCGGTGGCGTCGCTGCCCGCCGGGGCCTTCGTGGACCGGTGCATGCACTTGTTCACACCGCTCCTCACGCACTACGCCTCGCAGCCCGAGCTGGCGCGGGTCGTGGTGAAGGAGCTGCCCTGGCTCACGGGGGCGGCCGAGGAGGCGCAGCGGCCCGCGCTGGCGCAGTTCCTGGGGACGCTGGCTCGGATTGTCGACGAGGCGAAGGCGAAGAAGGAGCTCCGGCCGGAGCTGGAGCGCGAGCTGGCGGCGGGGCTTGCCTTCTCCGTGTACCACTCGGCGTTGCTGCACATGCTGTCACCCTTGACGAGGGTGCCGCTGGCCAAAGCACGAGAGGGGATGCGCCGCGGTCTTGAGGCCCTGCTGATGGGATTGGGGTCGAGGAGGTCGTCATGA
- a CDS encoding FAD-dependent monooxygenase, whose protein sequence is MKVLIVGGGIGGFALGAALARRGVVADIVERRSSYGDEGAGIVLGPNVMAVMKGLALHEDLIASGRQVAHARITDASGEVLQESAYAVPELPLPATAIHRSHLLRILRSVSPAPRLGVTVSSLRNCAEGVEVEFSDGEKGRYDVVVGADGIRSTVREFVCGAEVSSRYSGHTCWRAIVDGHFSDAVVEMWGRGRRVGVVPISANQSYVFLTLNAPRRAPPAWKDLAELRALYADFAGPARGALAALTHVDGMLHNDIEDCSAPRWWKPGAVLLGDAAHAVTPNLGQGAGLAVEDAATLAQLLVTMGPTDAALARYESLRRPRAEWIRDRSWTLGQVAQWEGGLARGFRNTMMRWTPRFATRAALEKMVLDMPGVPIG, encoded by the coding sequence ATGAAGGTGCTGATTGTCGGTGGAGGGATTGGTGGGTTCGCGCTGGGCGCGGCGTTGGCGCGCCGAGGCGTGGTGGCCGACATCGTCGAGCGGCGGTCGTCCTACGGCGACGAGGGGGCGGGCATCGTGCTCGGGCCCAACGTGATGGCCGTGATGAAGGGACTCGCGCTGCACGAGGACCTCATCGCCTCGGGGCGGCAGGTGGCGCATGCCCGAATCACGGACGCCTCCGGTGAGGTCCTCCAGGAGTCCGCCTACGCGGTGCCCGAGCTGCCGCTCCCCGCGACGGCGATTCATCGCAGCCACCTGCTGCGGATTCTCCGGAGCGTGTCCCCTGCTCCGCGCCTCGGTGTGACGGTCTCGAGCCTGCGGAATTGCGCGGAGGGGGTGGAGGTCGAGTTCTCCGACGGAGAGAAGGGCCGCTATGACGTCGTCGTCGGCGCCGATGGCATCCGCTCCACGGTGAGGGAGTTCGTCTGCGGCGCCGAGGTGTCCTCGCGCTACTCCGGCCACACCTGCTGGCGGGCCATCGTCGACGGCCACTTCTCGGACGCGGTGGTCGAGATGTGGGGCCGAGGCCGCCGCGTGGGAGTCGTGCCGATCAGCGCGAACCAGTCGTATGTCTTCCTCACGCTCAACGCGCCACGTCGCGCGCCGCCCGCGTGGAAGGACCTCGCGGAGCTGCGGGCCCTCTACGCGGACTTCGCGGGCCCGGCTCGGGGCGCGCTCGCCGCGCTCACGCACGTCGACGGGATGTTGCACAACGACATCGAGGACTGCTCCGCGCCGCGCTGGTGGAAGCCGGGGGCCGTGCTGCTCGGTGACGCCGCGCACGCGGTGACGCCGAACCTGGGGCAGGGCGCGGGGCTCGCCGTCGAGGATGCGGCGACGCTGGCCCAGCTCCTCGTGACGATGGGGCCCACGGACGCGGCGCTGGCCCGCTACGAGAGCCTCCGCCGTCCCCGCGCCGAATGGATTCGCGACCGCTCGTGGACCCTGGGCCAGGTCGCGCAGTGGGAGGGTGGTCTGGCGCGTGGCTTTCGCAACACGATGATGCGATGGACGCCCCGCTTCGCCACCCGCGCGGCGCTCGAGAAGATGGTCCTCGACATGCCGGGTGTCCCCATCGGCTGA
- the hflX gene encoding GTPase HflX has translation MSKPASAARPRAVLVGVQFPSVTDTEHSADLEELRRLVHTLGYDAVATVSQRRRKLATGTVLGKGKLKDLADLTGGPGVITSGARNRTSKAREKWEAQEEEEDTEQAPEGAEDAAPDEEEDEEGEDTALMSEPMLEGPRPTVVVVDHELSPSQLRNLEKATGALVLDRAGVIVDIFHRHARSHEARMQVEIARLSYLAPRLRESSGGSERQQGRGAGDSAVELDRRKIRDRLAELRAGLAAIEKEQDQRRYARKDQLRVALVGYTNAGKSSLMRALTGSEVLVADQLFATLDTTVRALHPETRPRMLVSDTVGFIQKLPHDLVASFRSTLDEALEASLLLYVVDASDPTWKAQLEVTRSVLREIGAEVVPSKLLLNKVDRLDEAAQEALRAEHPEAVLLSAHRPEDVARLRQVIIQHFEASMVEAELVIPYASQGRIGEVYENTTVLAEEYDETGRKLRVRGLPAAVARLTRAFQ, from the coding sequence ATGTCGAAGCCCGCCTCCGCCGCCCGTCCCCGCGCTGTCCTCGTGGGCGTCCAGTTCCCCTCCGTCACGGACACGGAGCACTCCGCGGACCTCGAGGAGCTGCGCCGGTTGGTGCACACCCTCGGCTACGACGCGGTGGCGACGGTGTCCCAGCGCCGCCGGAAGCTCGCGACGGGAACGGTGCTCGGCAAGGGCAAGCTCAAGGACCTGGCCGACCTCACCGGTGGACCGGGCGTCATCACCTCGGGCGCACGCAACCGGACCTCCAAGGCCCGTGAGAAGTGGGAGGCCCAGGAGGAAGAGGAGGACACCGAGCAAGCCCCCGAGGGCGCCGAAGACGCCGCGCCCGACGAGGAGGAGGACGAAGAGGGCGAGGACACCGCGCTGATGTCCGAGCCCATGCTGGAAGGTCCCCGCCCCACGGTGGTGGTCGTCGACCACGAGCTCTCCCCGAGCCAGCTCCGCAACCTCGAGAAGGCCACGGGCGCCCTGGTGCTGGACCGCGCGGGCGTGATTGTCGACATCTTCCATCGGCACGCGCGCAGCCACGAGGCGCGGATGCAGGTCGAGATTGCCCGCCTCAGCTATCTCGCACCTCGGTTGCGAGAGTCCTCGGGTGGCAGCGAGCGCCAGCAGGGCCGAGGCGCGGGCGACTCCGCCGTGGAGCTCGACCGGCGCAAGATTCGCGACCGGCTCGCGGAGCTGCGCGCGGGGCTCGCCGCCATCGAGAAGGAACAGGACCAGCGCAGGTATGCCCGAAAGGACCAGCTCCGGGTGGCGCTGGTCGGCTACACCAACGCGGGCAAGTCCTCGCTGATGCGCGCCCTGACGGGCAGCGAGGTCCTGGTCGCCGACCAGCTCTTCGCCACGCTGGACACCACGGTGCGCGCGCTGCATCCGGAGACCCGTCCTCGGATGCTCGTCTCCGACACCGTGGGCTTCATCCAGAAGCTGCCGCACGACCTGGTCGCGTCGTTCCGCTCCACGCTCGACGAAGCGCTGGAGGCGTCGCTGCTGCTCTATGTCGTGGATGCGTCCGACCCGACCTGGAAGGCCCAGCTGGAGGTCACGCGGTCCGTGCTCCGGGAGATTGGCGCGGAGGTGGTGCCCAGCAAGCTGCTCCTGAACAAGGTCGACCGGCTGGACGAGGCGGCCCAGGAGGCCCTGCGCGCGGAGCACCCGGAGGCCGTGCTGCTCTCCGCGCATCGCCCGGAGGACGTGGCGAGGTTGCGTCAGGTCATCATCCAGCACTTCGAGGCCTCGATGGTCGAGGCGGAGCTGGTGATTCCCTACGCCAGCCAGGGCCGCATCGGCGAGGTGTACGAGAACACCACGGTGCTCGCCGAGGAGTATGACGAGACCGGCCGGAAGCTCCGGGTGCGAGGACTTCCCGCTGCGGTGGCTCGACTGACGCGGGCCTTCCAGTAA